In one Magnetospirillum sp. genomic region, the following are encoded:
- a CDS encoding efflux RND transporter periplasmic adaptor subunit — translation MPRILFALMGFAAMGTLAACGEAPARPEEIRPVRLIDLQQSPRETTLQFSGEIVPRIETALGFRVAGKMIERRVDLGARVEAGQILARLDARDLALSERSARAGVAAAQSQLELATADLARQRALLERGHIAQSQFDRFETQYRAAKAALDQVESQARERANQTGYTNLAADAAAIVTSVEAEPGQVLGVGQTVFRLARLDGREVAIAVPESQVDLFFPGAAVKVDLWAAAGAAIDGRVREISAMADRATRTYRVRIAIPDAPPAYRLGMTANVSFAVPAAISGVEVPLSAVIAKGPEKYVWIVPVGSDVATPRIVEVAGTRGENLVVAGDLSAGDRIVAAGAHLLRDGQRVRVAAVLP, via the coding sequence ATGCCACGGATTTTGTTTGCGCTGATGGGCTTCGCCGCAATGGGCACGTTGGCCGCCTGCGGCGAAGCACCGGCCCGGCCGGAGGAAATTCGGCCCGTGCGCCTGATCGATCTGCAGCAAAGCCCGCGCGAAACGACACTGCAGTTTTCGGGCGAGATCGTGCCGCGGATCGAAACGGCACTGGGTTTCCGGGTTGCGGGCAAAATGATTGAAAGGCGGGTCGATCTGGGTGCGCGCGTCGAAGCTGGCCAGATCCTGGCGCGGTTGGATGCGCGCGATCTTGCCTTGTCCGAACGCAGTGCCCGGGCCGGCGTCGCGGCGGCCCAGTCGCAACTCGAACTCGCAACGGCCGATTTAGCGCGCCAGCGTGCGCTGCTCGAGCGCGGCCATATCGCGCAATCCCAGTTCGACCGGTTCGAAACGCAGTATCGCGCCGCCAAAGCAGCACTGGACCAGGTCGAATCGCAAGCGCGCGAACGCGCCAACCAGACCGGCTACACGAATCTTGCGGCCGACGCTGCCGCGATCGTCACTTCCGTCGAGGCCGAACCCGGTCAAGTCTTGGGTGTCGGCCAAACCGTGTTCCGCCTTGCACGGCTCGATGGCCGCGAAGTGGCAATCGCGGTTCCCGAATCGCAGGTCGATCTGTTTTTCCCCGGCGCTGCCGTAAAGGTCGATCTGTGGGCCGCTGCCGGTGCTGCAATTGACGGGCGGGTCCGCGAAATCTCCGCGATGGCGGACCGGGCCACGCGCACCTATCGCGTACGCATCGCGATCCCCGATGCTCCGCCCGCCTATCGGCTCGGCATGACGGCGAACGTGTCGTTTGCCGTACCCGCTGCGATCAGCGGCGTGGAAGTGCCGCTGTCGGCCGTGATTGCCAAGGGACCCGAGAAATACGTCTGGATCGTGCCGGTCGGCAGCGACGTCGCAACGCCGCGCATCGTCGAGGTCGCGGGAACGCGCGGCGAAAATCTCGTTGTTGCGGGTGACCTTTCCGCCGGCGACCGGATCGTTGCGGCGGGTGCCCATCTGCTGCGCGACGGCCAGCGTGTGCGCGTGGCCGCGGTGTTGCCGTGA
- a CDS encoding TetR/AcrR family transcriptional regulator yields the protein MILQRKPKGSGHERRAEILDAAQRILLRDGIERVTVRAIAAEIGTSSTALYVYFPTRDAILLSLCDRTMGELLVQFDALDATHANDLEKLKGFMAAYVLFGQTHPDAYRMVFSIKSQGIGAATHLEASPNEAAGNVGPQLFGRLLALVERLVAAGTFAARDPVAIAETIWMLGHGMIMLTVSMPQFPWKEPARAIEAATENLLAGLLKRA from the coding sequence TTGATTTTACAAAGAAAGCCAAAAGGCTCCGGGCATGAGCGGCGAGCCGAGATTCTCGATGCCGCCCAGCGCATCTTGCTGCGCGACGGCATCGAGCGCGTAACCGTCCGCGCCATTGCTGCCGAAATCGGCACGTCTTCGACGGCGCTTTACGTCTATTTCCCGACGCGCGATGCGATCCTGCTGTCCTTGTGCGACCGCACGATGGGCGAGTTGCTGGTCCAATTCGATGCGCTCGACGCCACGCACGCAAACGATCTCGAAAAGCTCAAAGGCTTCATGGCCGCCTATGTGCTGTTCGGCCAAACGCATCCCGACGCCTATCGCATGGTATTTTCGATCAAGAGCCAAGGAATTGGGGCAGCCACGCATCTCGAGGCAAGCCCGAACGAGGCTGCGGGCAATGTCGGCCCGCAGCTTTTCGGCCGTCTGCTCGCCCTGGTCGAGCGCTTGGTCGCGGCAGGCACCTTTGCCGCACGCGATCCGGTGGCGATCGCGGAGACGATCTGGATGCTTGGGCACGGCATGATCATGCTGACGGTTTCGATGCCGCAATTTCCGTGGAAAGAACCCGCCCGCGCGATCGAGGCGGCAACCGAGAATCTACTGGCGGGCCTCCTCAAGCGCGCCTGA